From a single Rosa rugosa chromosome 7, drRosRugo1.1, whole genome shotgun sequence genomic region:
- the LOC133721756 gene encoding uncharacterized protein LOC133721756 gives MSNNYLCLLGAIDSLWFHQTILFPEPISLLGHESTETPQDSIANSSFTYPSSSLVSLAVADEEVSSNFSTMLEPEIPSPGTPDSPEISTPQDYERKRPTRLDILANRLMLIRSQSSSPISKDQRSPRKNRNSGLLTRKLEKSMSMRSLGELELEELKGLMDLGFTFEKENLNPRMMSLVPGLQRLGVGVHSNNKRIQNSSDNDDDQVVAAKGDDGVVDEDVEVERPYLSEAWLIKRPDSPLLNLRLPTRVSSAADMKKHLKSWARTVASEIQQES, from the exons ATGTCTAATAATTACTTGTGTCTGCTAGGAGCCATAGATAGTCTCTGGTTTCACCAAACCATTCTTTTCCCAGAACCCATTTCATTACTTGGCCACGAATCCACTGAAACACCTCAAGACTCCATCGCAAATAGTTCTTTCACGTACCCATCATCCAGCTTGGTCTCCTTAGCAGTTGCAGATGAAGAAGTCTcatcaaatttctcaaccatgTTAGAACCGGAAATCCCATCACCGGGTACACCAGATTCACCAGAAATTAGTACTCCACAG GATTATGAGAGGAAAAGACCAACAAGATTAGATATTCTGGCCAACAGATTGATGTTAATTCGCTCTCAGTCATCATCCCCAATATCAAAGGATCAGAGAAGTCCTCGAAAAAACAGAAACTCTGGCTTATTAACAAGGAAGCTGGAGAAATCCATGAGCATGAGAAGCTTGGGGGAGCTAGAACTTGAAGAACTAAAGGGGTTAATGGACCTGGGCTTCACTTTCGAGAAAGAGAACTTAAACCCACGCATGATGAGCTTAGTACCTGGATTGCAGAGACTTGGAGTTGGAGTTCATAGTAACAACAAAAGGATACAGAACTCTAGCGATAATGATGATGATCAGGTAGTTGCAGCTAAAGGTGATGATGGTGTTGTTGATGAGGATGTTGAAGTTGAGAGGCCATATTTATCGGAGGCGTGGCTTATAAAGAGGCCTGATTCGCCGCTGCTGAATCTAAGGTTGCCAACCAGAGTGTCCTCTGCTGCTGACATGAAGAAGCATCTGAAGTCCTGGGCCAGAACTGTTGCTTCTGAAATTCAACAGGAATCTTAA